The sequence below is a genomic window from Lysobacter capsici.
TGGTAGATGTTGATCTGGCGCGGGGTGTTGTTGACATGATCGTCGCCGCGCACGACATCGGTGATGCCCATGTCCAGATCGTCGACGACCACGGCGAAGTTGTAGGTCGGATAACCGTCGGCACGGAAGATCACCAGATCGTCGAGCTCGCTGTTGGCGATCTCGATCCGGCCCTTGACCTTGTCCTCCAGCACCACCGTGCCGTCGAGCGGATTCTTGAACCGGATCACCCGGTTCGGATCGTCGCGGTAAGGCTCGTTGCGATCGCGGTACGCGCCGTTGTAACGCGGCTTCTCCTTGGCCGCCTCGGCCGCTTCGCGCGCGGCCTGCAGCTCGTCCTTGCTCTCGTAGGCGTAGTACGCGGTACCGGCCGCGACCATCTGCTCGGCGACCTCGCGGTAACGCTCCAGACGGTGGGTCTGGTAGATCGGGCCTTCGTCGTAATCCAGGCCCAGCCACTGCATCGCTTCCAGGATCGCGTCGATCGCGGCCTGGGTGCTGCGCTCGCGGTCGGTGTCCTCGATACGCAGGATGAACTGGCCGCCCGCGCGGCGCGCTTCCAGCCAGCAGTACAGCGCGGTGCGCGCGCCGCCGATGTGCAGGTAACCGGTGGGGCTGGGGGCGAAGCGGGTGCGGGTCATGCGGGGCTCGGGTGGACCGGGGAATCGCGCATTTTAACGGACTGGCGGTGGCGATGGCGGCAACGGCCGCGCGACGCCGCGTCAGAGCGCCCACGCCATCGCGAAAGCACCGACCCGCAAGGCTTTCGGCCGATCCGGAGCGAGCATTGTGCGCACTCGCCCGCGCCGCTCGGGCGCGGTGTTTTAGACTAGCCGCCATGACCACCCTCTTCATCTCCGACCTCCACCTGGACGCCGAGCGCCCGCAAATCACCGAGCTGTTCGGCCGCTTCGTGCGCGGCGAGGCGCGCCAGGCCGATGCGCTGTACATCCTCGGCGACCTGTTCGAAGCCTGGGTCGGCGACGACGACCCGTCCGACACCGGCGCCTTGGTCGCCAGCGAACTCAAGGCGCTCAACGACAGCGGCGTGCCGGTGTTCTTCATCCGCGGCAATCGCGATTTCCTGCTCGGCGCCGACTACGCCACGCGCGCGGGCATGCGCCTGCTGCCCGATCCGTCGGTGATCGTGCTGTACGGCCATCCGGCGTTGATCGGCCATGGCGATCTGCTGTGTACCGACGATGTCGCCTACCAGCAGTTCCGCGCCCAGACCCGGCATCCGGCCTGGCAGGCGCAGTTCCTGGCCCAGCCGCTGGCGGCGCGGCTGGCGTTCGCGCAGCAGGCGCGCGCGGCGAGCAAGGCGCATCAGGCCGGGCTCAAGGACGACGGGCGCATGGAAACCATCACCGATGTCGCGCCGGACACGGTCGCCGAAACCTTCGCCCGCTACGGCATCGACACGATCATCCACGGCCACACCCATCGTCCGGCCGTGCATACGCTCGAGGTCGGCGGGCGCGCGCGCACCCGCATCGTGCTCGGCGACTGGTACGAACAAGGCTCGGTGCTGCGGGTAGATCGCGACGGCATGCAGTTGCAGACGCTGGACTGAAGCCGGCGCCGCACGGCCGTCGAGAGCCGTCGAATGGCGAAGCCACGACGGCCGACGCTCACTGTGCGGGCGAGGCCCAACGCACCGAACGCGCCACCGCCTCGGCCCATTCGCGCGACGCGTCGAGTTCGTCGCTGATGGTCAGCAGCAGTACGCGCCCATCGACCGCGCAGGCCGCGTACAGATGCCGCACCTGCGCCTCGACATCCTCTTCCCAGCGCGCACTGGCCAGAATTTCGTCCTGGGCCCAGGCCAGATCGCCCGGGCCGTCGCGATTAGCGGTTTCCAGCAACTCGGCCGCGGGCGGCAGACGGCCGTCGGCGGAGGCAATGTTCAACGAACTGACATAGACCGCGCGCCGGTCGCCGAGGTATTGCAGGTTGTTGCCGTCGTTGAGCTGATGCTCGATGAAATGCCCCGGCACCTCGACGCTCCATGGCCCGCCGTACAGCGCATGCCGGGTCGGCAGACGTCTATAGCCCGGGCCTTCGCGCTGGGGCAGTTCGATTTCCGCGCCGCGTTCGAGCAGCCATTGCAGTTCGTCGCGCACGTCCGGCTCCAGCGCGCGGCGCGGGTCGATCGCACTCGCGCGGCGATCGCTGTCGAGCACGCGCCGCAAGACATCGCGCTCGGCCTGATCGCGCGGGCCGACCCAGTGCACGTCGCACCACACGCCCACGCGCGCGAGCCCGCTCCACAAGTCGGCGCCGAAACCCGGCTGCCACCACGGGAAGAATTCGCTCGCCGCGACCAGCGCTTCGGCCTCGTTTGCGACGATGCGTTCAAAACGCTCCTCGCTCCAGATTCCCATCGGCGAACCGACGAAGCCGCCGATGCGCGGCATCGGCCCGATCGGCATCGATACGAACAGATCCTGCGCATCGCGCCGCTGCAACAACAGCCCGGCCACCTGGCGCAGCCAGAACGCCATCTCGGACTGCAACTGCACCCAATCGCGGCCGTTCGCGTAGCCGGTCTCGTCGCCGTAACCCTCGTCCTCGCCTTCGTCCCAGCGCCAACGCAAACCCCATTGCGCGGCGATGCGATCGAGCACGTCGAGCAGGAACGCGTGATAGCCCGGCCCGACCGTGTTGGTACGCGCGCTGGCGAGCAGGCTGCCGTCGGCGCGCAGTTCGATCGACAGTCCTTCCTCGGCCGGATGCCAGGCGATGGTCGCGCCGTGCTCGCCCTCCCACACCTGCACGCGTTCGCGCAGC
It includes:
- the lpxH gene encoding UDP-2,3-diacylglucosamine diphosphatase, coding for MTTLFISDLHLDAERPQITELFGRFVRGEARQADALYILGDLFEAWVGDDDPSDTGALVASELKALNDSGVPVFFIRGNRDFLLGADYATRAGMRLLPDPSVIVLYGHPALIGHGDLLCTDDVAYQQFRAQTRHPAWQAQFLAQPLAARLAFAQQARAASKAHQAGLKDDGRMETITDVAPDTVAETFARYGIDTIIHGHTHRPAVHTLEVGGRARTRIVLGDWYEQGSVLRVDRDGMQLQTLD